A single Saccopteryx bilineata isolate mSacBil1 chromosome 9, mSacBil1_pri_phased_curated, whole genome shotgun sequence DNA region contains:
- the GOT2 gene encoding aspartate aminotransferase, mitochondrial, whose protein sequence is MALLHSSRVLSGLAAALHPGLAAAASARASSWWAHVEMGPPDPILGVTEAFKRDTNSKKMNLGVGAYRDDNGKPYVLPSIRKAEAQIAAKSLDKEYLPIGGLAEFCKASAELALGENSEVLKSGRYVTVQSISGTGALRIGASFLQRFFKFSRDVFLPKPTWGNHTPIFRDAGMQLQGYRYYDPKTCGFDFTGAMEDISKMPQQSVLLLHACAHNPTGVDPRPEQWKEIAAVVKKNNLFAFFDMAYQGFASGDGNKDAWAVRHFIEQGINVCLCQSYAKNMGLYGERVGAFTVVCKDADEAKRVESQLKILIRPMYSNPPINGARIASTVLNSPDLRKQWLQEVKGMADRIIGMRTQLVSNLKKEGSSHNWQHITDQIGMFCFTGLKPEQVERLMKEFSIYMTKDGRISVAGVTSGNVGYLAHAIHQVTK, encoded by the exons CTCCTGGTGGGCCCATGTGGAGATGGGGCCCCCAGATCCCATCCTGGGAGTCACAGAAGCCTTTAAAAGAGACACCAACAGCAAAAAGATGAATCTGGGAGTTGGTGCCTACCGGGACGACAATGGAAAGCCGTACGTGCTGCCGAGCATCCGGAAG GCAGAGGCCCAGATTGCTGCAAAGAGCCTGGACAAGGAGTACCTGCCCATCGGGGGGCTGGCTGAGTTTTGTAAGGCGTCCGCAGAGCTAGCCCTGGGCGAGAACAGCGAGGTCCTGAAGAGTGGCCGG TATGTCACCGTGCAGTCCATTTCTGGGACCGGGGCCTTGAGGATCGGAGCCAGTTTCCTG CAAAGGTTTTTCAAGTTTAGCCGTGACGTCTTCCTGCCCAAACCGACCTGGGGCAACCACACGCCCATCTTCAGGGACGCAGGCATGCAGCTGCAGGGGTATCGCTACTACGACCCCAAGACGTGCGGCTTTGACTTCACGGGCGCTATGGAGGACATTTCA AAAATGCCCCAGCAGAGCGTCCTCCTCCTGCACGCCTGCGCCCACAACCCCACAGGAGTGGACCCCCGccccgagcagtggaaggagatcGCCGCTGTGGTGAAG AAAAACAACCTCTTTGCGTTCTTTGACATGGCCTACCAAGGCTTTGCCAGTGGCGATGGGAACAAGGACGCCTGGGCTGTGCGGCACTTCATCGAGCAGGGCATTAACGTCTGCCTCTGCCAGTCCTACGCCAAGAACATGGGCTTGTACG GGGAGCGTGTGGGAGCCTTCACTGTGGTCTGCAAAGATGCTGACGAAGCCAAAAGGGTGGAGTCGCAGTTGAAGATCCTGATCCGTCCCATGTATTCCAACCCCCCCATCAACGGGGCCCGGATTGCCTCCACGGTCCTGAACAGCCCCGATCTGCGGAAACAATG GTTGCAAGAAGTGAAAGGCATGGCCGACCGCATCATTGGCATGCGGACTCAGCTGGTCTCCAACCTCAAGAAGGAGGGGTCCTCCCACAACTGGCAGCACATCACCGACCAGATCGGCATGTTTTGTTTCACAGGACTAAAGCCGGAACAG GTGGAGCGGCTCATGAAGGAATTCTCCATCTACATGACAAAGGACGGCCGCATCTCGGTGGCGGGGGTCACCTCGGGCAATGTGGGCTACCTTGCCCACGCCATTCACCAGGTCACCAAGTAG